The Scomber japonicus isolate fScoJap1 chromosome 13, fScoJap1.pri, whole genome shotgun sequence genome includes a window with the following:
- the acat1 gene encoding acetyl-CoA acetyltransferase, mitochondrial, producing the protein MSSSGLLTIRATMCKRLAHKYLSRTYTSRPSLNEVVIVSAVRTPMGSFKGSLAAVPATKLGSIAIKGAIDKAGIAPEEVKEVYMGNVLQAGEGQAPTRQALLGAGLTLGTPATTINKVCASGMKSIMMAAQSLMCGHQDVMVAGGMESMSNVPYVMPRDTPTYGGVRLEDLIVKDGLTDVYNKFHMGNCAENTAKNSSITREEQDAYAIGSYSRSKAAYEAGVLAKEIVPVSIPQRGKPDVVVSEDEEWRRVDFSKVPKLKAVFQKENGTVTAANASTLNDGAAALVLMTADAAKRLNVTPLARIVSFADAAVAPIDFPIAPAFAVPKALDAAGLKKEDITMWEINEAFSVVALANIKMLGIDPAKVNVNGGAVSLGHPIGMSGARIVGHMVHNLKSGQYGLAGICNGGGGASTIIIQKL; encoded by the exons ATGTCATCCAGTGGACTTTTAACCATCCGGGCTACAATGTGTAAACGCCTG GCTCACAAATACCTCTCAAGAACCTACACATCTCGCCCTTCACTCAAT GAAGTCGTCATCGTCAGCGCAGTCCGCACTCCAATGGGCTCCTTCAAAGGCAGCCTGGCAGCAGTTCCAGCTACCAAACTGGGCTCCATCGCCATCAAGGGAGCCATCGACAAAGCAG GAATCGCTCCAGAAGAGGTGAAGGAGGTCTACATGGGCAATGTGCTTCAGGCAGGAGAAGGACAGGCCCCCACAAGACAAGCCTTGCTTGGAGCAG GCTTGACCCTCGGCACTCCAGCAACAACCATCAACAAAGTGTGTGCCTCTGGGATGAAGTCCATCATGATGGCAGCCCAGAGTCTAATGTGTGGACACCAG GATGTGATGGTGGCAGGAGGCATGGAGAGCATGTCCAATGTACCTTATGTGATGCCCAGAGACACTCCAACCTATGGAGGAGTGAGGTTGGAAGACCTCATTGTCAAGGATGGACTCACTGATGTCTACAACAAATTCCACATG GGCAACTGTGCAGAGAACACCGCCAAGAACAGCAGCATCACCAGGGAGGAGCAGGACGCCTACGCCATCGGCTCATACAGCCGCAGCAAAGCAGCATACGAGGCCGGCGTATTGGCCAAGGAGATCGTACCAGTTAGCATTCCCCAGAGAG GCAAACCTGATGTGGTCGTATCTGAGGATGAGGAGTGGAGGCGGGTCGACTTCAGCAAGGTGCCCAAACTGAAGGCAGTGTTCCAGAAAGAGAATG GCACAGTCACTGCAGCCAATGCCAGCACACTGAACGACGGGGCCGCTGCTCTCGTTCTAATGACAGCAGATGCTGCAAAGAGACTCAACGTCACTCCACTGGCCAGGATTGTTT CTTTTGCTGATGCTGCCGTTGCACCCATTGATTTCCCCATCGCTCCTGCATTCGCTGTACCAAAG gctCTGGATGCAGCAGGACTGAAGAAGGAGGACATCACCATGTGGGAGATCAACGAGGCTTTCAGCGTGGTCGCCCTGGCCAACATCAAGATGCTGGGCATCGACCCTGCAAAAGTGAATGTCAACGGGGGAGCTGTGTCACTGGGTCACCCCATTGG GATGTCCGGAGCAAGAATTGTGGGTCACATGGTGCACAACCTGAAGTCAGGCCAGTACGGTCTGGCAGGCATTTGCAATGGAGGTGGAGGAGCCTCAACTATTATTATCCAGAAACTGTAG